The Streptococcus equi subsp. equi nucleotide sequence GCGAGCTCAAGCTGCCTTGCTGTCGCTTGATACGAGCCGTATCATTGCCCGCGGCTATGCCCTGTTAAAAAAGGACGGTGTAGTAGCTGCTTGTGTTAAGGACATTAAAAAGGGAGATCATCTTAGTATTATCATGCGTGATGGTCAATTAGAAGTAGAGGTAGAAGATGTCAACGAAAAAAATATTTGAAGAGCGTTTACAAGAATTAGAGGCCATTGTGACGAGGCTAGAAAATGGTGATGTGCCACTAGAAGAGGCCATCTCTGAATTTCAAAAGGGTATGGTGCTGTCCAAGGACCTTCAAAAAACCTTACAAGCAGCTGAAAAGACACTTGTTAAGGTCATGCAGGCAGATGGCACAGAGCTAGAAATGGATGCCTAATGGATAAGCTAACAAGAATTAATGCCACGATTCATCAGTATTATGACAGGCAGTCTACTGTTTCAGCAGATCTGGAGGAGGCCATTTTATATTCTGTTGATGGTGGAGGAAAGAGGCTCCGTCCACTCATGTTATTGGAGCTGCTAGAGGGCTTTGGTCTTGCCTTGACAGACGCTCATTACGCGGTTGCTGCTGCTGTTGAGATGATTCATACAGGAAGTTTGATTCACGATGATTTGCCTGCTATGGATAACGATGATTACCGTCGCGGGCGACTAACTAGCCACAAGCAATTTAATGAAGCAACTGCTATTTTGGCAGGAGATAGTCTTTTTTTGGACCCTTTTGCTCTAATCGCAGGGGCAGATTTGCCGGCTGACCTGCTGGTGCAATTGATTCAGCAGTTTTCCTTAGCGTCAGGAACCTTTGGCATGGTCGGTGGTCAGCTCTTGGACATGAAGGGTGAGCATCAGCTGCTGGATATTCAGGAGCTATCTGATATTCATGCCAATAAAACAGGGAAATTGTTGACCCTTCCTTTTGTGGCTGCGGGTATCATAGCTGAGCAGTCAGCAGACGTTTTGTCTTGTCTGTGGGAGGCTGGTAGGCTTGTTGGACAGGCCTTTCAGATAAGAGATGATATATTAGACCTTACGGCTAGCTTTGCTGATCTTGGCAAGACACCGCAAAAGGACCTTGCTGCTGCAAAATCAACCTATCCGAGTCTGCTTGGTTTAGAGCGCTCAAGGGCTATTTTGGAGGAGTCTTTGAGTCAAGCGCTAGCTATTTTTAGCAGACTAGAAAGGGAAGAAGGCTTTGAGTCTCAGGCTATTATCAAAAGGATCGAGGGGTTGCGACTAAATGGCTAAAGAAAGAGTAGATGTGCTAGCCTATAGACAGGGACTTTTTGAAACGCGAGAACAGGCCAAGCGCGGTGTGATGGCTGGGCTAGTTATATCAGCTATAAGTGGCTTACGCTTTGATAAGCCTGGTGAAAAGATTGATGAGGGGATCGAACTAAGGCTCAAGGGTGAGAAGCTTAAGTATGTCAGCCGAGGGGGTCTCAAGCTGGAAAAAGCCTTGCAGGTCTTTGGGATCTCTGTGCAGGATAAGGTGACAATTGATATTGGTGCTTCAACAGGTGGCTTTACAGATGTTATGCTACAGGCAGGAGCTAGGCTGGTTTACGCTGTTGATGTTGGAACCAATCAATTGGTCTGGAAGCTCAGGCAGGATAGTCGTGTTCGAAGCATGGAGCAGTACAATTTTCGCTATGCAAAGCTAGCAGATTTTTCAGAAGGTCAGCCAGCCTTTGCCAGCATTGATG carries:
- a CDS encoding geranyltranstransferase, with the translated sequence MDKLTRINATIHQYYDRQSTVSADLEEAILYSVDGGGKRLRPLMLLELLEGFGLALTDAHYAVAAAVEMIHTGSLIHDDLPAMDNDDYRRGRLTSHKQFNEATAILAGDSLFLDPFALIAGADLPADLLVQLIQQFSLASGTFGMVGGQLLDMKGEHQLLDIQELSDIHANKTGKLLTLPFVAAGIIAEQSADVLSCLWEAGRLVGQAFQIRDDILDLTASFADLGKTPQKDLAAAKSTYPSLLGLERSRAILEESLSQALAIFSRLEREEGFESQAIIKRIEGLRLNG
- the xseB gene encoding exodeoxyribonuclease VII small subunit; this encodes MSTKKIFEERLQELEAIVTRLENGDVPLEEAISEFQKGMVLSKDLQKTLQAAEKTLVKVMQADGTELEMDA
- the tlyA gene encoding hemolysin-like protein; translated protein: MAKERVDVLAYRQGLFETREQAKRGVMAGLVISAISGLRFDKPGEKIDEGIELRLKGEKLKYVSRGGLKLEKALQVFGISVQDKVTIDIGASTGGFTDVMLQAGARLVYAVDVGTNQLVWKLRQDSRVRSMEQYNFRYAKLADFSEGQPAFASIDVSFISLSLILPTLHCILQEGAEAVALIKPQFEAGREQIGKKGIVKDRLIHEKVIKQVADTALNCGFIVKGLDFSPIQGGHGNIEFLAHLVKGKGSKAIDDQLIQSVVSSAHKEFKQHEKE